Proteins from one Caldanaerovirga acetigignens genomic window:
- a CDS encoding pyridoxal phosphate-dependent aminotransferase has product MEYKKYVADRVKEVTFSTIRYFFNAVNQVPDAISLCIGEPDFVTPLHIREAAKKALDEGKTSYTPNPGIIELREEIAKYLESRFNVSYNPSKEIIVTIGASEAIDVAMRTLLNPGDEVLIPEPAFVAYKPCVVLAGGRPISVPTYMKDGFVLKPEILEKYITPKSKALILSYPNNPTGAIMSRDELMGIARIAEKHDLIVISDEIYAELTYGAEHTAFAALPGMRERTVTISGFSKAYSMTGWRLGYLAAPEGLAEELLKVHQYGVACAPSMAQYAAIEALKNGEENVKRMREEYDRRRVFVYNSLKDMGLECFEPKGAFYIFPSVENTGLSCEEFANKLLFDKKVAVVPGIAFGECGKGFVRISYAASMENLEKAMERINEFLKKI; this is encoded by the coding sequence GTGGAGTATAAAAAGTACGTGGCTGATAGAGTGAAAGAAGTGACTTTTTCTACAATAAGGTACTTTTTCAATGCTGTAAACCAGGTGCCCGATGCGATTTCGCTCTGCATAGGAGAGCCGGACTTCGTCACGCCGCTACATATAAGGGAGGCGGCAAAGAAAGCATTGGATGAGGGCAAAACTTCCTATACGCCGAATCCAGGCATTATAGAGCTGCGCGAGGAAATAGCAAAATATCTAGAAAGCCGTTTCAACGTTTCTTACAACCCATCAAAAGAAATAATAGTGACGATAGGAGCAAGTGAAGCCATTGATGTAGCAATGCGGACCCTGCTAAACCCGGGGGATGAAGTCCTTATTCCCGAACCCGCTTTCGTTGCGTATAAACCTTGCGTTGTCCTTGCCGGAGGAAGGCCTATTTCCGTGCCCACTTATATGAAGGATGGATTTGTCTTGAAGCCGGAAATCTTGGAAAAGTATATAACCCCAAAATCAAAAGCACTTATTTTATCTTACCCTAACAACCCGACCGGTGCTATTATGAGTCGAGATGAACTTATGGGTATTGCGAGAATTGCCGAAAAACACGATTTAATCGTGATATCCGATGAAATATATGCTGAACTCACTTATGGCGCGGAACATACAGCTTTTGCAGCTCTTCCAGGGATGAGAGAAAGAACAGTTACAATTAGCGGTTTTTCGAAAGCTTATTCAATGACGGGATGGAGACTTGGGTATCTAGCTGCTCCGGAAGGATTAGCAGAAGAACTTCTAAAAGTCCATCAGTATGGTGTTGCTTGTGCACCTTCTATGGCGCAGTATGCGGCAATCGAGGCATTAAAAAACGGAGAGGAGAATGTAAAGAGGATGAGAGAAGAATACGACAGGAGAAGGGTGTTTGTCTACAACAGCTTGAAAGACATGGGACTTGAGTGCTTTGAACCAAAAGGGGCATTTTACATCTTCCCGTCGGTCGAAAATACAGGCCTTTCGTGTGAAGAATTCGCAAATAAACTGCTTTTTGATAAAAAAGTTGCAGTAGTTCCTGGAATTGCCTTCGGTGAATGCGGTAAGGGTTTTGTGAGGATTTCTTATGCTGCTTCAATGGAAAACCTTGAAAAGGCGATGGAAAGGATTAATGAGTTTTTAAAAAAAATATAA
- the nth gene encoding endonuclease III, translating into MVMKGNFKDEKERVLKILKLLEEHYPNATTALRYENPFQLLVATILSAQCTDKRVNQVTQRLFEKYKGPEDFANLKFEELENEIRECGLFKNKSRNIIGCSRIILEKYGGRVPDEFEELVKLPGVGRKTANVILANAFGKPAFAVDTHVFRVSRRLGLSDGNDPLKVEKDLTMKIPKDCWNKAHHWLIYHGRRVCTARKPKCGNCFLKDFCRFCSEKSET; encoded by the coding sequence ATGGTTATGAAGGGAAACTTCAAAGATGAAAAAGAGCGGGTTTTAAAAATCCTGAAGCTTCTCGAAGAACATTATCCGAATGCTACCACTGCCCTCCGGTATGAAAATCCATTTCAATTATTGGTGGCAACCATACTTTCCGCCCAGTGCACCGATAAGCGGGTAAACCAGGTGACCCAAAGACTTTTTGAAAAATATAAAGGACCTGAGGATTTTGCTAATTTGAAATTCGAGGAATTGGAAAATGAGATAAGAGAGTGCGGACTTTTTAAGAACAAAAGCAGAAATATCATCGGGTGTTCGAGGATAATTTTGGAAAAGTACGGTGGACGAGTGCCGGATGAGTTCGAAGAGCTAGTCAAACTCCCCGGTGTGGGCAGAAAGACGGCCAATGTGATACTTGCCAATGCTTTTGGGAAACCTGCTTTTGCGGTGGACACCCACGTGTTTAGAGTTTCGAGGCGGCTGGGGCTTTCCGATGGGAATGACCCGCTAAAAGTGGAAAAGGACCTCACCATGAAAATTCCCAAAGATTGCTGGAATAAAGCCCATCATTGGCTGATTTACCACGGGCGAAGGGTATGCACTGCGAGAAAACCCAAATGCGGAAACTGTTTTTTGAAAGATTTTTGTCGTTTTTGTTCAGAAAAAAGTGAAACCTAA
- a CDS encoding deoxyribonuclease IV, with amino-acid sequence MLIGAHISISKGYEKAVKDALSIGANTMQFFTRNPRGGAVKALDESDIKKLKELRKRENFGPLVAHAPYTMNMATNKKETADFTKMVIREDLEKLEKVGAEYLVIHPGSHLGDGVEAGIERISAVLKEVVTGREKVIVLLEAMAGMGSEVGYTFEQLYDIMDKTGIPEAFGVCVDTCHLYGAGYDVKEHLDEVLEEFDKILGLERLKVIHLNDSKFGLASRKDRHANLGEGVLGLETMKKVINHEAIKDRPFLLETPGGIENYKKEIEILKNMRAN; translated from the coding sequence TTGCTTATAGGTGCTCACATATCTATATCAAAAGGTTACGAAAAGGCTGTAAAAGACGCCCTTTCGATAGGGGCCAACACGATGCAGTTTTTTACCCGCAACCCCAGGGGTGGGGCCGTAAAAGCCCTGGATGAAAGTGATATTAAGAAGTTAAAGGAATTAAGAAAAAGAGAAAACTTCGGTCCTCTAGTCGCCCACGCACCTTACACTATGAATATGGCGACTAATAAAAAGGAAACGGCAGATTTTACCAAAATGGTAATAAGAGAGGATTTAGAAAAGCTCGAAAAAGTCGGCGCTGAATATCTCGTGATTCATCCGGGCAGTCATCTCGGTGACGGAGTCGAAGCCGGAATTGAAAGGATATCCGCTGTTTTAAAAGAAGTGGTAACCGGGAGGGAAAAGGTGATAGTGCTCCTGGAGGCCATGGCGGGAATGGGGAGTGAGGTGGGATACACTTTTGAGCAGCTTTACGATATTATGGACAAAACCGGCATCCCCGAGGCGTTTGGGGTGTGCGTGGATACCTGCCACCTTTACGGTGCGGGGTATGACGTAAAGGAGCATTTAGATGAGGTCTTGGAAGAGTTCGATAAAATTTTAGGGCTCGAAAGGTTGAAAGTTATTCATTTGAACGACAGCAAGTTTGGACTTGCCAGCCGAAAGGACAGGCACGCAAACCTGGGAGAAGGGGTGCTGGGACTGGAAACGATGAAAAAAGTGATAAACCACGAAGCCATAAAAGACAGGCCCTTTTTGCTGGAAACTCCCGGAGGGATAGAAAATTACAAAAAGGAAATTGAAATTTTAAAGAACATGCGAGCAAATTAA